CGAACTACAACTCTCGACCGCGTGTTCCTGAAGTACTCGTGAAGGGTGGCAATTTCTACATCATTCGTGAACGTGAAACGTACGACGACCTTATCAAAGGGGAAAGAATCCCGTCGTTTTTGAACGAAACGGAGTGAGCATGTTTACTGGATCTCTTGTCGCGATTGTGACGCCATTTCGGAAAGGGAAGGTGGATGAACGAGCCCTGTCCGAACTGATTGAATGGCAAATTGCACATGGGACAAGCGGCATTGTCCCATGTGGAACAACCGGAGAATCAGCGACGCTCTCTCACGATGAACACAATCGAGTGATTGAACTGACGGTAGAAGTCGTCCGTCGCCGTGTCCCAGTGGTGGCTGGCACCGGCTCAAACAGCACTGACGAAGCAATTGCCCTTACCAAACATGCGAAACAGGCCGGGGCCGATGCAGCGTTGCTGATCACTCCTTACTACAACAAGCCCACACAGGAGGGTCTATACCGTCATTATCGGGCTGTTGCCGAAGCAGTTGATCTCCCCTTGGTCCTATACAACATTCCTGGTCGTACCGGAGTGAACATGCTCCCGGCTACGATTGCCCGCCTCTCAACCCTTCCGACAATCGTTGGAGTCAAGGAAGGGAGTGGTTCCGTCCAACAAGCTTCAGATCTCGTACAGATGTGTGGTGACCGCCTGACTGTGCTGGCCGGTGATGATGCTCTTACTCTCCCAATGATGGCAGTTGGCGGGAAAGGTGTCATTACCGTCACCGCCAACATCATGCCGGCTGAAATGGCTGGGCTTGTCAAAGCGTTTACCGATGGGAAGATTGAAGAAGCTCGACGTCTTCATTTCAAACTCTCTCCTCTCTTTGCCGCGCTCTTCTTTGAAACGAACCCAATTCCCGTGAAGGAAGCATTGGGCTTGATGGGTAAGATCGACCCAGAACTACGCTTGCCGCTCTGCCCAATGGCACAAGACCCACGTGAGAAGCTGATCGAGGTCCTCAAGGAGGCTTCGTTAATCGCACGCTAAGTATACTGATGGTGAGAAAATGATTAAAGTCGTCGTAGCCGGGGCTGCCGGACGCATGGGATGCAGACTGGTATCACTGGTCAGAGATTCTACCGCGTTGATGCTGGTAGGAGCGCTAGAAGGGAATGGCCACCCGGCATTGGGGGAGGACGCGGGTGAATTCGCTGGATCAGGACGAGCTGGCATTCCAATTACGGCCGATCTTTCGGCCTTGATGGAGCGTGGGGAGGTCGTAGTCGATTTTTCCTCTCCAGAGGCGACTCTAGATCATCTACGAACGGTCGTTTACTCTCGACGCGCAGCGGTCATTGGAACAACTGGATTCTCAACCGGCCAGCTCGATGAACTCAAAACGCTTACCCAGCACATTCCCTGTGTGTTTTCTCCGAACATGAGTGTTGGCATCAACCTCCTTTACAAAGTCATCAGTGAGATGGCGAAGACCCTTGGAGACGACTACGATATCGAAGTGATCGAAGCTCACCACAGGCTGAAGAAAGACGCCCCAAGCGGCACAGCGCTCAAAATTGCCGAGGTCCTCGCACGTTCCGTCAGTCGCGACTTGAATCAAGTGGGTGTCTATACTCGTAAAGGGTTGATCGGCGAACGAACCAAAGGAGAAATCGGGATCCAAACTATTCGCGCCGGTGATATTGTCGGTGACCACACTGTCCTGTTCGGTGGCATGGGCGAACGCATAGAGGTGACACACCGAGCGAGTAGTCGGGATACCTTCGCTCGCGGAGCTCTCCGTGCTGCAAGATGGGTTGTCCGCCAACCGCCAGGCCTGTACGATATGATGGATGTCTTGAGTCTTCGCTAGCACTTCAGGACCGAGGCATCTTTCTGCCGGCAGGCTTCGTAATATTTTTTCTCACCTCGCCGTATTGAACAATCCAGATCAGGCTGAAGAGCGAAGAGGTTTTCTCAGAATCAGGGACACAGAGTGAAGTCTGTGCCTGGTCAGTTCAGAAGATACACGTTCCCCATGGTTTCTTGGGGTTGGGGTTGTTTTCTTATCGCCGACATATGACATATCGGCGAGCTTACCCCAAGAAGGGTGGACTCAATGGACAGGAGCTTGGAAGGAACGGTGATGGACCCATACCCTCCCACTCTGCTCGCCCATTGCGAGTGGTAGTTTGGAAGCAGACAGGAAGGATTAGTGTCGCGCCGTGATCGGCCGAGGTTCCTGATCCGCTGCCTTCCGACGACCACAATTCAAGCAGGCAAACACGGTGATCGCCAGTCCGGCATCCAAATCCACTGCCCGTTCTGGAAGCATCGCCCCATGACATTTATCACAAGTCTTCATGGGTGCGCACTTTAGCATCATGAGATAGGGAAAACTAGTCCTCCTGAAGTACTGGATGCCGACAAGCAATGGCCCCGATAAGACCTATTCAAAAATAGGCCGTATGAACTGAGAACACGAATTGTAGTACACAATCGTTGGACAGTGATCATCTTGACAGGTACCGATTGGCCTCATAAGATTGTGGATCAGTGACTAGCTGACCACTATGTATAGGCTAATCCTTCTCAGTTTGCTCCTCACCATTCTCTACTATCTGCTCAGGCAAATGTTCCGTGGCTCCAAAACTCCACTTCAGACTGGTCGCCAGAATTCGTCCTCGCCTAGACCAGATGATGAACAAGACCAGATGATCCAGGACCCGGTCTGCCACATATTCGTCCCGAGACGAATAGCCCTAATTGAATTGATCGGAGGGCGGGAATATTGTTTCTGCAGCAAAGAGTGCGCGGGGAAGTTTCGGAATGAGCACCCTACCTAGGCATCAAGTTGAATGCGGGACAAAGCAACTCGATACGTAGATTCGGTGAGGGTATCTACAGTTGAGTTCAGCTTAGCAACCTGACGAATAGCTGTAGTCAGAGAGCTTTTCATCTTTGTCAAACTTGAGTGTAATTTGACATTCATTGGGTTTAAAGTTGAAAAACAGCGGGCCTGATTTTCCTCCAGCAATACTGTAGTAGGTCCAATTTTCCCCCCCAAAAAACCGAGTCGCTTTCCCGGCCGGAGCCCCCCAGTTTTTCTCGAACCAGGCCTTATCCTTTCCTTGAAGCTCAGCCGGCTTAAGCGACGCCTCCAGGTAAGGATTGCTCCCCCCACAGGCAGTGACGAAGCTACAAACACACAACAGATAGGCTAATCGTCGTATCACAGTTTCTCCGGTACGTGATGGGGTGAAAAAGAATTGAAAAAAATTCTAACGTTCAGCAGAACTTCTGTCAAACTTTTGAACTGATTAAGTTGCACTGCGATTGAGTTCCTCATAAAATGACCGATAAGTAAGTAGAATTGATATCCGTCCACGGTTTTCTCGTGACGAAAGGGACAATCATGAAAATCTACCTCGATACTGCCAACGTGAAAGAAATTCAAGAAGCCACCAGCTTTGGACTGCTCGACGGAGTAACAACCAATCCGTCCTTGGTCGTGAAGGAAGGCCGAAGTTTTCGTGAAATGCTGCAAGAGGTTTGTAAGATCGTTGATGGACCGATCAGCGCCGAAGTCGTGAGCATAGAAGCAGACGCCATGGTCAAGGAAGGCAAAGAGTTGGCCAAAATTCATCAAAATATTGTGGTGAAGTGCCCTTTAATTCCTGAGGGCTTGAAAGCCACAAAACGGTTAGCCGCCGAAGGCATCAAAGTGAACGTCACGCTCTGCTTTTCTCCAACCCAGGCCATGTTGGCGGCCAAAGCCGGCGCTTGGTGCGTGTCACCCTTCATCGGACGACTCGACGACATCAGCTCAAACGGCATGGAGCTTATCCGGCAAATCCTGACGATTTATAAGAACTATGATTACAAGACGCTGGTACTCGTGGCTAGCGTCCGCCATCCACAGCACGTCGTGGAGGCAGCCTTGGCAGGAGGGCACATCTGCACGATGCCCTACAGTGTATTCCAAGCCCTCTTTAAACACCCGCTCACGGATGCCGGCCTCAAGAAATTCCTCGACGATTGGAAAACCAAGGGACAACAATAGTGGAGAGTGCACGGGCGATACACAAAACCAAATGGATGTAAGGGGCGGTGCCAAGCCTGACGGGTTACACCAACTTCAGAGCCCGTCGATTTCTTTCCTGGCCCTCTGAAAGACTGCGTGGAACATCGGCCTGGTCAATTTTCCCGTAAACGTATTTTGCTGGCTGGGGTGATAGGAACCTAGCAGGGTCACCCCCCAGGGAAACCGGTAGGTGCTTCCATGTCCAAACTTGGGAGCGGGGGCTGGAATCATGCGGCCCTGAGAGCGACAGGTCTTGAGATAGTGATCGAATGCAATTTTTCCCAACGCAATTACGAGGCGATGTTTCTTCAGTAAACGAACTTCGGCATGCAAGTACTGACGACAGCACTCGAACTCATCTGGTGTGGGCTTATTTCCAGGTGGCGCACACCGTACAGTTGCCCCGATATAGCAGTCGCGCAGAGTGAGCCCATCTCCTCTGGACTGCGATTCGGCTTGATTAGCGAACCCATAGCGATACAACGCCTCATACAACCAATCTCCGCTCCGATCACCGGTAAAAACACGTCCCGTCCTATTTCCGCCATGTGCCGCAGGCGCCAGGCCCAGAACATAGAGGCGCGCGTGGTCGTCTCCAAATCCCGGCACTGGACGGCCCCAGTAGACCCAATCCCGGTATTGTTTCCGTTTCTCTCGTGCAATCGCCTGTCGATACACGACTAAGCGAGGACAGGCAGTGCAATCGGTGATAGTCTTATTCAGAACTGTCAGAGTTCGCATAAAGGCTTGCAGTGTAACATGAATGAGAAGTCCATTCTGCTTGCTGGCAATTCGGGATACTGATAGCTTCACTGCTTATTAATTTGCAATTTGACCTCGTTATGAATTAGAGGAGTCTGTGAATGATGACCTATTGGGTACGGCCCTTGTTTTTGACGATCGGAGTGATATCCCCCCTCATTTCCCTATCTGTCCTATCGTTCGCCACGACAGATCCTGGGGGAATGAACGGACAAAAAATAGAAAGCGAGAAGGACCTACCTGCCACCGATTTATTGGATAGTCAAGCTGAACCGGAAGACCGTCTCGTCATTCTGCCGGAAATTAAGCGGGAGGGAGAACGATTCTTTCTGAGCTCCTTCAAGCTACCGGACAAGATTACCTTTGCCGGAGTTTCGGTCCCTCTAGATAACTGGCAAGTAAGAGAACGGATCGAATATGAGTTCTATCAGTTTTTAGAGGATCAAGGTGAGAGTATCATTCTCGCCAAACGTACCGGCCGATGCTTCCCGCCGGCCGAAAAGCAGTTGGCAGATGCCGGATTGCCGGATGATCTCAAGTATATGCTGCTGGTTGAGAGCAAGTGCATTTCTGCTGCATACTCCAAAGCAAAGGCTTCAGGCCCCTGGCAATTCATTCCGTCTACTGGGCGCCGGTACCGACTCAAGAGTGACGCCGTTCGAGATGAACGCCGCAATCTTGAAATGTCGACCGAGGCGGCAGTGAAGTACCTCAAGTATCTCAAAGACTTTCAGGACAACGATTGGTTCCTGGCAATGGCCTCTTACAATGCGGGTGAAGAACGCATTCGTAAGCTGCTCAAAGACCAAAAGATCACCGACTATTGGAAGATGCACGGCCCTCGTGAGACGATGCGATACGTCCCTCGTATTATCGCCGCAAAGGAAATCTACTCCCAACCCGAAAAGTATCTTGGACTGACCAAGAAAGATCTCTATATGCCATTGGAGACAGAGACCATCATCGTAAATGTGAAGGAGTCTCAACGAGCACTGACGTCCGTCGCGGAAGAGTTCGGTACATACCTACTCGAGCTAAAAATGCTGAACCCAGAATTTAAGAAGGATGTGCTCCCTCGAGGATCCTACCAGATACGAGTTCCTCGCCAGACCTGTCCCAATCGATGTTTCAAGCAGGACGCTACCCCCTAGCGTTTATCTCCATGTTGCTTCGCCTTCCTTCCTCGCCAGTACGACCACTCCTCCACAGACTTCTTACGGCAGGACTAGAGGCCGCTGATCCCTATCAGGCCCTGCTCAAGACCGTCTCCCTCAAAGGAGCTTCCCTACGCGTAGGGCGGCGAACGTTTGACCTGTCGCACACCGAAAGAGTGGTGGTAGCCGGGGCAGGTAAAGCATCAGCGAGGATGGCACAGGCAGTAGAGGTTGTGCTCGGAGAAAGACTGGACGATGGACTTGTGATTGTCAAAACCGGGCATTCACTTGCCACAAAACGGACGACCGTTCTTGAGGCCGGCCATCCAATTCCGAATCGTGCGGGACTTAGAGCAACGCAACGTCTATTACACCTAGCACAGAGTCTGTCACCCAGCGATCTTCTGATCGTTCTCTTGTCCGGAGGTGCCTCAAGTCTGTTACCAGCTCCCGTCTTAGGAGTAACCCTGGCCGATAAACAACGCACGACGCAACTTCTGCTTCGGTGTGGCGCCACAATCAATGAAATCAATATTGTCCGAAAACATCTCTCGTTGATTAAAGGCGGCAGACTTGCCGCTTCCACTCGTGCGAAGATCATCACCCTCGTCCTTTCTGATGTCATCGGCGATGACCTTGGCTCAATCGGTTCGGGACCCACAGCTGCCGATCCTTCCACATTTGCTGACGCTATCGCTGTACTGCAACATTACAGAATCTGGGCTGCCGTTCCGCCGGCGGTCCGTCGTTACTTGGAGAGGGGCCAGAAAAGAGAGGTGCCTGAAACCTTGAAGTCTGGTTCGTCTCGTAGACGATCAGTGCACCACCATATAATCGGCAGTAATACCATCATGCTCGAAGCCGTGGCACGTACAGCACAGCAAGCAGGCCTCTTCACCGAACTTGTAGCTTCCCCCATTACAGGAGAAGCGCTGGTCGCAGCCAAGCAGTTCGTTAAACTGAGTAACACGGTCAGAACCGGGCGTGGTCGCGTAAGACGCCCCTACTGCGTGGTGGCAGGGGGGGAACCCACGGTGACGGTCACAGGCCGTGGGAAGGGGGGACGTGCCCAGGAATTTGCGACGGCAGCCGCATTGGAAATCTCCTGTCTCTCCAATGCATGGGTTGTCGCGCTAGGCAGCGACGGTACCGACGGACCAACCGATGCAGCCGGAGCTTTTGTGAGTGGGAAAACCGTCTCCCGGGCGAAACGGCTTAAGGTTGACCTCCGCACTGCATTAAACCGGCACAATACCTACCCAGCATTAAAGAAGCTCGGATGCCATATTCACACCGGCCCGACAGGCACCAACGTCAACGACCTTTACCTCTTCCTCCAGCTCTAGATATGATGCGGAGGTATGGTGCCTCCCTTCATCCTCCCACTCTCGCAATGTACTGATCTGAGTCTCGTGGGCGGAAAGGCTCTCGGCCTCCATCGGTTGATTGAAGCTGAATTCCCTGTACCACAGGGGCTCTGCGTCACAACCGAGGCCTATACTCAACACTTGCATGGGTCAGGCTTCCGAGACCAAGAGGAGTGGAACCGGATCAGTGGATTGTCGGAATCCGATCAAGTTTCGGCATTGGCCGACTGTCGTGCTCGAATTAACCAACTCGAGATTTCCCGACTCACTGCAGACTGCCTGATCGCACTACAGACGCTGGGGCTACCTCCTGAAACACGCTGGGCTGTCCGCTCTTCGGCCACCGATGAGGACACCGCTCATGCGACTTCTGCCGGCCTCTATCGCACGCACCTCGGCCTCACGCTTACCGAAGTTGAGGGCGCAATCAAAGATCTCTGGGCGTCACCCTGGGAAGTACGGGTTGTCAGCTACCTCACCCGACAAAGCCCAGGGGGAACCCCAAGAATGGCTGTTGTCATTCAACCCCTGATCGATGCGCAGGCGGCAGGCGTGGCGTACTCCATTCACCCTGTCACAAGGCAACGCTCGCAGGTCATGATTAATGCCGTCCCCGGACTCGCCGTTCCGTTAGTCGACGGGACTGTTACTCCAGACCAATATGTGGTTGAGATACCAGCAGAAGAGGAAAAACCCGTCCGGATCCGCACCTGCCTCCTAGCGCAGAAGGCTAGCTGCTTGCTTGTCTCAGATGCCGGCCTGCACCGAGCTTCGATCGAAGGAGATGCGCAAAGCCGATCCTCACTCACCGATCGACAGCTCTTGTCGCTCGCTCACACGGCAAAGGATATCGAATGTGCCTTCGAACAGCCCGTCGATATCGAATGGGCCTTTGATACAAATCAGCTGTGGATCCTACAGGCTCGCCCCATCACCAGCATCCAACCATCTGCTGATCTCACAAACGACGACTGCGAGTGGTCACGAACAAACTTTAAGGAAACACTCCCCGAACTTCCCAGCCTATTGAGCCTTTCATTCCTTGAGCTTTTTATGGACCGCTACATTCTGGCCCATTATCGCCGACTCGGCTGCCGAATCCCCGATGGACTCACGTCGGTCCGTGTCCTGCAGGGACGTCCTTACTTGAACGTCACCCTCTTTCACGTGTTGGTCGCCCAGCTCGGTGGCGACCCCTCACTCAATGCAGAACAGATGGGCGGGGAACCGCTGCAAGCGCCGCCACAGGTCCAACGACTTGGTGGGCTGACGTCTCTTCGTGCCGCCTGGTCGATGCTGAAGGAAATGCGTCGGGTCGAACGAATGGGGCCACGTGCCTTTGCCGACATGAAGGAGCTGGCTGTTACCTATCGACGCGAGTCTGTGCTGAACTTATCACCCGAGAAACTCCTGTCGGAACTCGATAAGCTCGGCCCATGGCTGGAGAGCCGTGAAATCACGTTCGGTATTGCCGGGGGAGTCGGACAGTGTCTTCAGATTTTCAGCAAGCTGCTGCCTGGCTGGTTAGGTCCTGACTGGCGAGTGCTACTCAATGCCGCGCTTCAAGGACAAGGGACCGTCATTAGTGCACAACAAATTCTGCGGCTGGCTGAGCTCACCGACATCGCTAAAGGGGAGGTGCCTGCCCGTACCGTTCTCACATCGGTGTCGTGGAATCCGACGACATTCCGAACCACTCTCGCCGGCACAGAGTTTCTGCGCATCTTCGACAAGTATCTCGAAGATTATGGCCATCGCGCAGTCGGCGAATCAGATGTGATGTCGCCACGTCTCGCCGATAACCCCACGGCAATTCTTTCGATTCTACGCGCCCAAGTGATCTCCAATACCCAGCCGCAGGATACTGTTCGATTGCGTCAGGCCAACAGACAAGCTTCGGCGCTGGCCGAGATCAAGCGACGGTTGGGCTGGCGGTTGGACCGATGGGCCATCTTTCTCTGGTGTTATCGCCGGTTGTGCCGATTTTTTTCGCTGCGAGAAGCAAACCGGCACCATCTGATGTACTACTCGGCAGCCGTTCGAACCCTCCTGATCCGGCTCGGAGAACGTCTTGTCGAGCGGGGATTGCTTCAGCAAGCCGACGACATTTTTTTCTTAACCACCGCCGATCAGACCGACCTGGTAACAGGTTCCACACAAGACTGGACAGCTGTCATCGCTGCCCGGAGAACTGACCGAAAACATCAGGCCATGATCCAAGTACCCGACACCATCCACGACTGGCCGGCTGTCAACCAGCAGGCCATGCCACGAGAACACTTCGACGGGAACTGCGTGTTATCCGGCATGCCAATCAGCATTGGAACCGTGACTGGTCCGGTTCGTCGCATCAGATCGGCAGCAGACTGGAGCAAGGTGAGGTCCGGAGAAATTTTGGTGGTACCAGTCATCGACCCAGGCTTGGCTCCTCTCTTCGGTCTTGCAGGAGGGTTGATTGCAGAAATGGGCGGCACCCTTTCTCATGGAGCCATCATTGCGCGAGAATACGGACTACCGACTATCGCGAATGTGGAAGCGGCTATGACACGACTATCTGATGGGCTGCCGGTCACCATCGATGCCGGATCCGGGACCATTCGTATCGAGCCATCTCCATCGTTGAAGAACGGCTAGGGCTAATTGATCCCGATCCGTCTGCTCCTTGACCTTTTTCAATACCTTGCGTAACCTTCCCAGGATTATTAATTCGTCACGCTATATGTAGCGGATACGTATTATTGATAGTGGTGCATCCGACATGGATCAATTTCTCATGGGCATGGCTCCTAGTAGTCTGGTGGGGTTCGTAACCGGACTGTTCCTGGGCGGTGTGTTGGTAGGGTTGTGGGTCACGAGTCGTTTACGACCTCACGCGCAACGAGCCGAAGCAACCGCGGACGAGCTACGAAAACAAGTGGAACAAGAACGAACCGTGATGGCCTCTCTCCGTCAAGAATTGGCAGAAGTTCAACAAGCCAGGGTCGCGGCCGAAACCAGAATGGAAGACGCAGCACGGCAGCTCGTGGAGCAGAAAGCCTTGCTCGATCATACACGCCATGAACTCATCGGATCGTTCCAAGCCCTGTCCGGCGAAGCATTGAAGCAAAACAACGAAGCGTTCTTGAAACTCGCTACCGTGTCGTTCGAAAGCCTGCATATCAAAGCAGATGGCGACCTCGCTCAACGACAGCAGGCCATCGATGCATTGGTTCGGCCCCTTCACGATTCTCTTCACCGCTATAATGAAGAATTGCGACTGCTGGAACAGTCTCGTCAGTCCGCCTACGGCGGATTGGATCAACACCTGAAATCATTGGCCGATTCCCAGCAACGGTTGCAACAAGAGACAGGCAATTTGGTCAAGGCCTTGCGGGCTCCGGCAGTACGAGGCCAATGGGGCGAGCTCACCTTGAAACGCGTGGCCGAACTGGCCGGCATGGTCGACCACTGCGATTTTGTGGAGCAACTCTCCGTTACCGGCGACGAAGGACGCCTCCGTCCGGATATGGTGGTCCAGCTTCCCGGAGGACGGCAAATCGTCGTCGACGCAAAAACCGTTCTTTCCGCCTATCTTGATGCCCATGAGGCGCAGAATGAGGCACAACAGGCCGACGCCTTACGTCGCCATGCCGCGCAGGTCAAGAGTCGCATGGATGAATTGTCGCTGAAAGCCTATTGGACACAATTCGACCGGGCTCCGGAATTCGTGGTGCTTTTCCTGCCCGGCGAGCAATTCCTCGGTGCCGCGCTGGATCAGAACCCTAGACTTATTGAAGAAGGCTTTGCCAATGGGATCGTCTTAGCCACCCCCTCGACGCTCATAGCCTTACTCCGTGCGGTGGCGTACGGTTGGCGCCAGGAACGAATGACCGCCCATGCTGAAGAAGCAGGTCGCCTTGGGAAAGAGTTGTACGAACGAATGGCGGTGTTAGCCGGACATATGAACGATGTCGGCCAATCACTCGGGAAAAGCGTCTCAGCATACAATCGCGCCATCGGTTCCTTGGAAACGCGTATTCTCCCGGCGGCACGCCGATTCAAAGAATTGGGTGTCTCCTCCGACCGCGAGATCCCGGTCCTTGAACCGACGGAGGTGGTACCGCGGAAAACCTTACCGTTCGAGCTTGAATGAAGGAGCAGCATGACCAGCGAACAGACCATGGTGGAAGCATTTCACAGCAAGTTTGAGATTTTGGTACAGACCGCTCCAAGGGACGTGAATGAGGACACGAAGCGTCTTCGAGTCCGACTGATTCAGGAAGAGTTCGACGAATTGAAAGAAGCCCTGGCGACGGGAGACCTGACGGCTATTGCGAAGGAAATGGCGGACCTGCTCTACGTGACCTACGGCACCGCAGTTTCATACGGAATTGATATGGAGCCGATTTTCCAGGAAGTCCATCGGTCGAATATGAGTAAAGTCGGCGGGTACAAACGGGCGGATGGGAAATGGGTAAAGCCCCCCACCTACTCACCCGCTGATATCGTGTCAATTCTGGAGGCACAGCAGGGGCACGTCTTGGCAACGCAGCCATGTGATCATGAAGCTGCCGCCGGTGCTCCTCGGAGTTCATGAACGATCTACACTGTCCGAGTTGCGGAACACCCTTCGTGCGAGTCATCCACGACGAAGGCGCCATAGGGCGGGTCCTCACTCGCTTTAAATTCTTTCCCTTCCGCTGCCAACTATGCACGACACGCTTTCGCGTCTTCAGCAGTCAGGTTCCCGTTGCCGCCCCCCCCACCGATCGTCGTCAATATGAACGTCTTCCGGTATCCCTTCGTGCCAATCTCCTTGCGGACAATGCGGTCCGGATGGACAATCGAGTGACGGATATCTCCATGGGCGGCTGCACCCTTGAAACCACGACGAACCTCCCGCAAGGGACATTTATTGAGCTCGTGATCAAGCCGGCTTCCGACGAGGAGCCGATTAAGATCGGAACCGCCATGGTTTGCTCATCCCGGCCGGAATCAATGGGCATTCGATTCCTGGAAATGGTGACGGATGATAAAAACCGCCTCAGTCAGGTGATCCTCAGCCTGTTTGTAGGACAAAGCCTTCATCAAAATCTCTTCACATAACAGCGATTCCCAGTAGGAAGAGACTTTTCAGGCGGTCCGATCAACCAATAAGAGTCCATCAGGAACCCTCATCGCCCTGATCTTTTCAGCACAGATGGAGACCGATCAATTTCTACGTGATGTATCGCCTAAGAAGCTCGGCGAGGAGCATTGACCAGGAGGTTATCGATCAAACGAACGGAACCAAGTCGTATTGCACCAAGCAGCACCACTCGTGAGGTCACAAAAGATACAGGCTCGAGCGTGCGCGGGTCACACACGGCGAGATAGTCGGTCGTGATGGTCGACTCTCGGGTGACAACCTGATCCATCACCGAGCGGACGGCCTTTGCATCCGTATCCCCTACCTTGATCACCTCAGCACCGGCTTGCAGGCTCTTGTACAGCGTCACCGCGCGAGCTCGTTCATCCGGTGAGAGATAGATGTTGCGCGAACTCATGGCCAGCCCGTCCCGCTCACGAACAGTCGGACGGACCACAATATCAACACCGAGATTCAGATCCTTCACCAGCTGCTGAACCAATACGGATTGCTGAAAGTCCT
This Nitrospira sp. DNA region includes the following protein-coding sequences:
- a CDS encoding glycerate kinase, which gives rise to MLLRLPSSPVRPLLHRLLTAGLEAADPYQALLKTVSLKGASLRVGRRTFDLSHTERVVVAGAGKASARMAQAVEVVLGERLDDGLVIVKTGHSLATKRTTVLEAGHPIPNRAGLRATQRLLHLAQSLSPSDLLIVLLSGGASSLLPAPVLGVTLADKQRTTQLLLRCGATINEINIVRKHLSLIKGGRLAASTRAKIITLVLSDVIGDDLGSIGSGPTAADPSTFADAIAVLQHYRIWAAVPPAVRRYLERGQKREVPETLKSGSSRRRSVHHHIIGSNTIMLEAVARTAQQAGLFTELVASPITGEALVAAKQFVKLSNTVRTGRGRVRRPYCVVAGGEPTVTVTGRGKGGRAQEFATAAALEISCLSNAWVVALGSDGTDGPTDAAGAFVSGKTVSRAKRLKVDLRTALNRHNTYPALKKLGCHIHTGPTGTNVNDLYLFLQL
- the dapB gene encoding 4-hydroxy-tetrahydrodipicolinate reductase, producing MIKVVVAGAAGRMGCRLVSLVRDSTALMLVGALEGNGHPALGEDAGEFAGSGRAGIPITADLSALMERGEVVVDFSSPEATLDHLRTVVYSRRAAVIGTTGFSTGQLDELKTLTQHIPCVFSPNMSVGINLLYKVISEMAKTLGDDYDIEVIEAHHRLKKDAPSGTALKIAEVLARSVSRDLNQVGVYTRKGLIGERTKGEIGIQTIRAGDIVGDHTVLFGGMGERIEVTHRASSRDTFARGALRAARWVVRQPPGLYDMMDVLSLR
- a CDS encoding uracil-DNA glycosylase; protein product: MRTLTVLNKTITDCTACPRLVVYRQAIAREKRKQYRDWVYWGRPVPGFGDDHARLYVLGLAPAAHGGNRTGRVFTGDRSGDWLYEALYRYGFANQAESQSRGDGLTLRDCYIGATVRCAPPGNKPTPDEFECCRQYLHAEVRLLKKHRLVIALGKIAFDHYLKTCRSQGRMIPAPAPKFGHGSTYRFPWGVTLLGSYHPSQQNTFTGKLTRPMFHAVFQRARKEIDGL
- a CDS encoding 4-hydroxy-tetrahydrodipicolinate synthase — protein: MFTGSLVAIVTPFRKGKVDERALSELIEWQIAHGTSGIVPCGTTGESATLSHDEHNRVIELTVEVVRRRVPVVAGTGSNSTDEAIALTKHAKQAGADAALLITPYYNKPTQEGLYRHYRAVAEAVDLPLVLYNIPGRTGVNMLPATIARLSTLPTIVGVKEGSGSVQQASDLVQMCGDRLTVLAGDDALTLPMMAVGGKGVITVTANIMPAEMAGLVKAFTDGKIEEARRLHFKLSPLFAALFFETNPIPVKEALGLMGKIDPELRLPLCPMAQDPREKLIEVLKEASLIAR
- the fsa gene encoding fructose-6-phosphate aldolase, producing the protein MKIYLDTANVKEIQEATSFGLLDGVTTNPSLVVKEGRSFREMLQEVCKIVDGPISAEVVSIEADAMVKEGKELAKIHQNIVVKCPLIPEGLKATKRLAAEGIKVNVTLCFSPTQAMLAAKAGAWCVSPFIGRLDDISSNGMELIRQILTIYKNYDYKTLVLVASVRHPQHVVEAALAGGHICTMPYSVFQALFKHPLTDAGLKKFLDDWKTKGQQ
- the rmuC gene encoding DNA recombination protein RmuC is translated as MGMAPSSLVGFVTGLFLGGVLVGLWVTSRLRPHAQRAEATADELRKQVEQERTVMASLRQELAEVQQARVAAETRMEDAARQLVEQKALLDHTRHELIGSFQALSGEALKQNNEAFLKLATVSFESLHIKADGDLAQRQQAIDALVRPLHDSLHRYNEELRLLEQSRQSAYGGLDQHLKSLADSQQRLQQETGNLVKALRAPAVRGQWGELTLKRVAELAGMVDHCDFVEQLSVTGDEGRLRPDMVVQLPGGRQIVVDAKTVLSAYLDAHEAQNEAQQADALRRHAAQVKSRMDELSLKAYWTQFDRAPEFVVLFLPGEQFLGAALDQNPRLIEEGFANGIVLATPSTLIALLRAVAYGWRQERMTAHAEEAGRLGKELYERMAVLAGHMNDVGQSLGKSVSAYNRAIGSLETRILPAARRFKELGVSSDREIPVLEPTEVVPRKTLPFELE
- a CDS encoding PilZ domain-containing protein, which encodes MNDLHCPSCGTPFVRVIHDEGAIGRVLTRFKFFPFRCQLCTTRFRVFSSQVPVAAPPTDRRQYERLPVSLRANLLADNAVRMDNRVTDISMGGCTLETTTNLPQGTFIELVIKPASDEEPIKIGTAMVCSSRPESMGIRFLEMVTDDKNRLSQVILSLFVGQSLHQNLFT
- a CDS encoding lytic transglycosylase domain-containing protein, with product MMTYWVRPLFLTIGVISPLISLSVLSFATTDPGGMNGQKIESEKDLPATDLLDSQAEPEDRLVILPEIKREGERFFLSSFKLPDKITFAGVSVPLDNWQVRERIEYEFYQFLEDQGESIILAKRTGRCFPPAEKQLADAGLPDDLKYMLLVESKCISAAYSKAKASGPWQFIPSTGRRYRLKSDAVRDERRNLEMSTEAAVKYLKYLKDFQDNDWFLAMASYNAGEERIRKLLKDQKITDYWKMHGPRETMRYVPRIIAAKEIYSQPEKYLGLTKKDLYMPLETETIIVNVKESQRALTSVAEEFGTYLLELKMLNPEFKKDVLPRGSYQIRVPRQTCPNRCFKQDATP